CCCATCATTAAAGAGAAGAGGGAATATGTGTTTATGGCTGAGTTACATGGATTCAGGGACCTTCGTGTGTGGCAGGATGCTATGAAATTAGCAGTCGATGTGGTCAAACTTGCAGACAAACTACCAAGGCAGGAACTGCATGGGCTAAGCTTGCAAATCCGTCGAAGCGCGGTTTCGGTTCCATCCAACATTGCCGAGGGGTGGGGCAGAAAGAGGGATAAAGAATTTTGTTATTTTATTGATATTGCTTATGGAAGTCTGTGTGAAGTAGAGACACAATTAGAATTAGCTTTGCGTTGTTATGGGATGGAAATTAATGATATAATAATCCAGTGTAATGGTATACAAAAACAGCTTCGGGCTTTGCGAAAAAAGATTGAGGAACGAGTACAGGGAAAGGGGTAATGAGAAGTTGGCACTTGGGACCTGAAAATTGGAAATTGGTAAGGAGAGACGGTGCGAAGAGTTGGAACTTGGCACC
The genomic region above belongs to Veillonellales bacterium and contains:
- a CDS encoding four helix bundle protein; translation: MAELHGFRDLRVWQDAMKLAVDVVKLADKLPRQELHGLSLQIRRSAVSVPSNIAEGWGRKRDKEFCYFIDIAYGSLCEVETQLELALRCYGMEINDIIIQCNGIQKQLRALRKKIEERVQGKG